From the Scophthalmus maximus strain ysfricsl-2021 chromosome 11, ASM2237912v1, whole genome shotgun sequence genome, one window contains:
- the eml2 gene encoding LOW QUALITY PROTEIN: echinoderm microtubule-associated protein-like 2 (The sequence of the model RefSeq protein was modified relative to this genomic sequence to represent the inferred CDS: deleted 2 bases in 1 codon), with protein sequence MSERIASCGSLCDSTNLLLQYCNNDDTVSASSNMDMDDRVSHLEQRIQLQEDEIQLLKAALADALRRLGYCEEQSLGMHPGGVHAAGRRPLAATASAPPTKVRQLLQALPSRPLSNGYVQQKRLLSSPSSPKKEVLQSIKRKSQSTERLTLVRREMGAESRSRTTSSSSSTGGKSKSKECTLNAEDGYVRMFLRGRPVTMHIPDQQRESYSLDHKGALPDRKLKLQWVYGYRGRDCRSNLYLLPTGEIVYFNASVVVLYNTEEQQQRHYLGHNDDVKCLSVHPDMVTIATGQMAGNSKDGKLLAPHVRVWDSVSLNTLHVIGMGVFDRAVTCVTFSKSNGGAFLCAVDDANDHILSVWNWQKEKQLADVKCSNDSVLGAMFHPMDANLIVTCGKSHINFWTMEGNTLTKRQGLFEKHEKPKYVLCVAFAQNGDAITGDSSGNIYVWAKGGNRISQVVSGAHEGGIFSVCVLKDGTMVSGGGKDRKVVLWDHDYRKQAEMEVGEPFGPVRALAEGKPGELFVGTTKNAIIRAAFPDTLTPVVQGHTDELWGLDVHPSMEQFVTCSQDKQVHLWDTNSHQPLWSKTIDDPGRSASFHPSGAVLAVGTMTGRWLVLDTDTRDLVSMHTDGNEIISNVGYSPDGNFLAVASHDNFVYIYAVTENGRKYSRVGKCTGHSSFVTHLDWSTDSQYLVTNSGDYEILFWEASSGKHVTSMDTVRNLEWATYTCTLAFNSFGVWPDGADGTDINAVCRSHDGSLLASADDFGKVHLFSFPCSQPRAPSHEYGGHSSHVTNVAFLHDDSHLISTGGKDTSVLQWVRLVKAISPQSLIPTSGGAAFCVTPCLVFSVLSSCH encoded by the exons GCCTGGGGATGCATCCAGGAGGCGTCCATGCTGCTGGGAGGAGACCTCTGGCCGCCACAGCCTCAGCACCGCCTACCAAGG tGCGTCAACTCCTGCAGGCTCTTCCCTCCAGACCTCTTAGTAATGGCTACGTTCAACAGAAACGCCTGCtgtcctccccttcttctcccaAGAAAGAAGTGCTGCAGTCCATTAAGAG AAAGAGTCAGTCCACAGAGCGTCTCACCCtggtgaggagagagatgggagcAGAGAGTCGGAGTCGAACCACCTCATCCAGCAGCTCCACCGGTGGCAAGAG caaaTCCAAAGAATGTACCCTCAATGCAG AGGACGGCTACGTGAGGATGTTCCTTCGCGGTCGTCCTGTCACCATGCACAtccctgaccagcagagggagagctACAGCCTGGACCACAAGGGGGCGCTCCCTGACCGCAAGCTCAAGCTGCAGTGGGT GTACGGCTACCGAGGTCGCGACTGCCGCTCCAACCTCTACCTTCTGCCCACAGGAGAGATCGTCTACTTCAACGCCTCTGTGGTGGTGCTGTACAACaccgaggagcagcagcagagacactaCCTGGGCCACAACGATGATGTCAAATG cCTGAGTGTACATCCAGATATGGTTACCATAGCAACGGGGCAAATGGCTGGCAACTCTAAAGATGGAAAG CTGCTGGCTCCTCACGTTCGTGTCTGGGATTCTGTGAGTCTCAACACGCTCCACGTGATCGGGATGGGGGTGTTTGACAGGGCAGTCACATGTGTGACCTTCTCCAAGTCG aatggcGGCGCCTTCCTCTGTGCTGTAGACGATGCCAACGATCATATTCTGTCAGTCTGGAACTGGCAGAAGGAGAAACAACTGGCAGATGTCAAG TGCTCCAATGACTCTGTACTGGGGGCCATGTTCCATCCCATGGACGCCAACCTGATTGTCACCTGCGGAAAGTCTCACATTAACTTCTGGACCATGGAGGGAAACACTCTGACCAAGCGACAGGGCCTGTTCGAA AAACATGAGAAACCaaagtatgtgttgtgtgtggcgTTTGCTCAGAATGGAGATGCCATTACAGGAGACTCCAGCGGAAACATCTATGTCTGGGCCAAAG GCGGTAACCGCATCAGCCAGGTGGTGTCGGGCGCCCACGAGGGCGGGATATTCTCTGTATGTGTCCTGAAGGATGGCACCATGGTGTCTGGTGGGGGAAAGGACCGCAAGGTGGTGCTGTGGGACCACGACTACAGGAAACAGGCTGAGATGGAG GTGGGCGAGCCGTTCGGTCCTGTTCGGGCTTTGGCTGAAGGAAAACCAGGAGAGCTTTTTGTTGGAACCACCAAGAACGCCATCATCAGAGCTGCCTTCCCTGATACATTAACTCCTGTTGTACAG GGTCACACTGATGAGCTGTGGGGTCTGGATGTTCATCCCTCCATGGAGCAGTTTGTCACCTGCTCCCAGGACAAACAGGTTCACCTCTGGGACACCAACTCCCATCAGCCCCTGTGGAGCAAGACTATtgac gaTCCGGGGAGGTCTGCAAGTTTCCATCCCAGCGGGGCTGTTTTGGCAGTCGGGACCATGACTGGAAG GTGGCTGGTGCTGGACACCGACACAAGGGATCTCGTTTCTATGCACACAGACGGCAATGAGATAATATCCAACGTCGGGTACTCTCCAG ATGGTAACTTCCTGGCTGTCGCTTCCCATGACAACTTTGTTTACATCTACGCGGTGACGGAGAATGGCCGAAAGTACAGCCGCGTGGGGAAATGCACT GGCCACTCCAGCTTCGTCACCCATCTGGACTGGTCGACAGACAGCCAGTACCTCGTCACCAACTCAGGGGACTATGAGATCCTCTTCT gggAGGCATCCAGTGGTAAACATGTGACCAGCATGGACACGGTGCGTAACCTGGAGTGGGCCACTTACACCTGCACTCTGGCCTTCAATTCCTTTG gAGTTTGGCCGGATGGAGCAGACGGCACAGACATCAACGCTGTGTGCAGGTCACACGATGGATCCCTGCTGGCCTCTGCCGATGACTTCGGCAAAGTGCACTTGTTCTCCTTCCCCTGCTCCCAACCAAGG GCTCCAAGCCACGAGTACGGTGGCCACAGCAGTCACGTGACCAACGTTGCCTTCCTGCACGACGACAGTCACCTGATCTCCACTGGCGGGAAAGATACCAGCGTCCTGCAGTGGGTG CGCCTAGTCAAGGCAATCAGTCCGCAATCTCTAATCCCCACAAGCGGGGGAGCAGCATTCTGTGTGACCCCCTGTCTCGTCTTCTCTGTTTTATCCTcctgccactag